From Streptomyces chrestomyceticus JCM 4735, one genomic window encodes:
- a CDS encoding PLP-dependent aminotransferase family protein: MPPLWADNGPVPRSKHAPVDRSITSGSDFLQLNVADAPAGGLSDWLAQRLRQAVSDGRLAVGDRLPATRTLAEELRVSRGVVTEAYQRLIEDGHAVGRGRGGTVIVAAPVAAEATTPAPAPARPAEGSPPGPVFTAEPGAGVFDAVRAAPARIDLSPGTPDLASFPRAAWLRAERRVLGTLAAPGFGYGDPRGTPELRRAVAKWLARNRGLAVAPDEVLIVSGTAQTLGLLAQVLCRRGVRELAVEDPGSLGARQHLRYWGMRTPPVPVDAEGVRVRELRASGAPAVLVTPAHQFPTGVVLGGTRRRELMRWAADGGLIVEDDYDAEHRYDRPPVPALRAMLPEHVCYAGSVSKLLAPALRTGWVVAPPELHGALVDAKRFTDLGNSALPQLVLADLMETGELERRLRQLRKRHRARRDAMIRAVGTHLPGAAVRGAAAGLHLTITFDADFADTDLAAAALARGVKVQPLSWHRQGPGRPGLVLGYAASTATEIGEGVAVIGRVLG; encoded by the coding sequence ATGCCGCCACTCTGGGCGGACAATGGCCCGGTGCCCAGGTCCAAACACGCGCCCGTTGACCGGTCCATAACTTCCGGGTCCGACTTCCTCCAGCTCAACGTCGCCGACGCGCCCGCGGGCGGCCTGTCCGACTGGCTGGCGCAGCGCCTGCGGCAGGCCGTCTCGGACGGCCGCCTCGCGGTGGGTGACCGGCTGCCCGCCACCCGGACACTCGCCGAGGAACTGCGGGTCTCCCGGGGCGTGGTCACCGAGGCGTACCAGCGGCTGATCGAGGACGGGCACGCGGTCGGCCGGGGCCGCGGCGGTACGGTCATCGTCGCCGCTCCCGTCGCGGCAGAGGCCACGACGCCGGCGCCGGCGCCCGCGCGTCCGGCCGAAGGGTCGCCGCCCGGACCGGTGTTCACCGCCGAGCCCGGAGCGGGCGTCTTCGACGCGGTACGGGCGGCACCGGCCCGTATCGACCTCAGCCCCGGCACGCCCGACCTGGCCTCGTTCCCGCGTGCCGCGTGGCTGCGCGCGGAACGGCGGGTGCTGGGCACGCTCGCCGCCCCCGGCTTCGGCTACGGGGACCCGCGCGGCACGCCGGAGCTGCGACGCGCCGTCGCGAAGTGGCTGGCCCGCAACCGCGGCCTCGCGGTCGCCCCGGACGAGGTGCTGATCGTTTCCGGCACCGCGCAGACGCTCGGTCTGCTGGCCCAGGTGCTGTGCCGCCGGGGCGTCCGCGAACTGGCGGTGGAGGACCCGGGATCGCTCGGGGCCCGCCAGCACCTCCGGTACTGGGGGATGCGCACCCCACCGGTACCGGTCGACGCCGAGGGCGTCCGCGTCCGGGAGCTGCGGGCCTCCGGCGCCCCCGCCGTCCTGGTGACACCGGCGCACCAGTTCCCGACCGGGGTGGTGCTCGGCGGCACACGCCGCCGTGAGCTGATGCGCTGGGCGGCCGACGGCGGCCTGATCGTCGAGGACGACTACGACGCCGAACACCGCTACGACCGGCCGCCGGTCCCCGCTCTCCGCGCCATGCTGCCCGAGCACGTCTGCTACGCCGGAAGCGTTTCGAAGCTGCTGGCACCGGCGCTGCGGACCGGGTGGGTCGTCGCTCCTCCGGAGCTGCACGGCGCGCTGGTGGACGCCAAGCGGTTCACCGACCTCGGCAACTCCGCGCTGCCGCAGCTCGTGCTGGCCGACCTGATGGAAACCGGCGAGCTGGAACGCCGGCTGAGGCAGCTCCGCAAGCGGCACCGGGCGCGTCGGGACGCGATGATCCGGGCTGTCGGTACGCACCTGCCGGGGGCGGCGGTGCGGGGCGCGGCGGCGGGCCTGCACCTGACGATCACCTTCGACGCGGACTTCGCCGACACAGACCTGGCAGCGGCGGCGCTCGCCCGGGGTGTCAAGGTGCAGCCGCTCTCCTGGCACCGGCAGGGCCCCGGACGGCCGGGGCTGGTGCTGGGCTACGCGGCGAGTACGGCGACCGAGATCGGGGAAGGGGTGGCGGTCATCGGAAGGGTGCTGGGGTGA
- a CDS encoding siderophore-interacting protein, which produces MAAERPARKKPKLIHAEVLRTEQLTPHMVRVVLGGDGLAEFSAGEYTDHYVKLVFPVPGVDYPQPLDIAEIRAAFPRDQWPRTRTYTVRTWDPDTRELAVDFVVHGDTGLAGPWAAQARPGDEALLLGPGGAYAPDADADWHLLAGDESALPAIAASLARAPEDVPVHAFIEVAGPEEEQKLEAPAGAEITWLHRGTAPVGERLVEAVRALDFPAGRVHAFVHGEAGFVKELRRLLRVEREVPREDLSISGYWRKGHDEDGWQASKQQWNQQVEAEQETTLPTAS; this is translated from the coding sequence GTGGCAGCAGAGCGTCCGGCCCGTAAAAAGCCCAAGCTCATTCACGCAGAGGTGCTGCGCACCGAGCAGCTCACGCCGCACATGGTGCGGGTGGTGCTGGGCGGTGACGGCCTGGCGGAGTTCTCGGCGGGCGAGTACACCGACCATTACGTCAAGCTGGTCTTCCCGGTTCCCGGCGTGGACTACCCGCAGCCGCTGGACATCGCCGAGATCCGCGCCGCCTTCCCCCGCGACCAGTGGCCCAGGACCCGTACCTACACCGTGCGCACCTGGGACCCGGACACGCGGGAACTGGCGGTCGACTTCGTGGTGCACGGCGACACCGGCCTCGCGGGGCCGTGGGCGGCACAGGCCCGTCCGGGCGACGAGGCGCTGCTCCTCGGCCCCGGCGGCGCGTACGCCCCGGACGCCGACGCCGACTGGCACCTGCTCGCCGGCGACGAGAGCGCCCTGCCGGCCATCGCCGCCTCCCTGGCCCGGGCACCCGAGGACGTACCCGTCCACGCCTTCATCGAGGTCGCCGGCCCCGAGGAGGAGCAGAAGCTGGAGGCGCCGGCCGGCGCCGAGATCACCTGGCTGCACCGCGGCACCGCCCCGGTCGGCGAGCGGCTGGTCGAGGCCGTCCGCGCGCTGGACTTCCCCGCGGGCCGGGTGCACGCTTTCGTCCACGGCGAGGCGGGCTTCGTGAAGGAACTGCGCAGGTTGCTGCGCGTCGAGCGGGAAGTGCCCCGCGAGGACCTGTCGATCTCCGGCTACTGGCGCAAGGGCCACGACGAGGACGGCTGGCAGGCGTCCAAGCAGCAGTGGAACCAGCAGGTCGAAGCCGAGCAGGAGACCACGCTGCCGACCGCTTCCTGA
- a CDS encoding 5'-3' exonuclease — protein MLLDTASLYFRAYFGVPESVRAPDGTPVNAVRGLLDFIARLVQDHQPDDLVACMDFDWRPQWRVDLIPSYKAHRVAEEAPSGSPEPDAEEIPDTLSPQVPVIEEVLDALGIARVGAAGYEADDIIGTLTARATGPVDIVTGDRDLFQLADDARGVRILYPLKGVGTLQMTDEALLREKYGVDGSGYADLALLRGDPSDGLPGVPGIGEKTAAKLLAQYGDLAGIMAAADDPASKLTPSQRKRLTEARPYVEVAPKVVRVAADVPVPDFDAALPGEPADPERLEALAGQWGLGGSLQRLLATLHP, from the coding sequence ATGCTTCTCGACACCGCCTCCCTCTACTTCCGCGCCTATTTCGGCGTGCCGGAGTCGGTCCGGGCGCCGGACGGCACGCCGGTGAACGCGGTGCGCGGCCTGCTGGACTTCATCGCCCGCCTCGTCCAGGACCACCAGCCCGACGACCTGGTGGCCTGCATGGACTTCGACTGGCGTCCGCAGTGGCGGGTCGACCTCATCCCCTCGTACAAGGCGCACCGCGTCGCCGAGGAGGCACCGTCCGGCTCCCCCGAGCCCGACGCCGAGGAGATTCCGGACACCCTCTCCCCGCAGGTCCCGGTGATCGAGGAAGTGCTCGACGCGCTGGGCATCGCCCGGGTCGGCGCCGCCGGGTACGAGGCGGACGACATCATCGGCACCCTCACCGCCCGCGCCACCGGGCCGGTCGACATCGTCACCGGCGACCGCGACCTGTTCCAGTTGGCCGACGACGCGCGCGGCGTCCGCATCCTGTATCCACTCAAGGGCGTCGGCACCCTCCAGATGACCGACGAGGCCCTGCTGCGCGAGAAGTACGGCGTGGACGGCAGCGGTTACGCCGACCTGGCGCTGCTGCGCGGCGACCCCAGCGACGGCCTGCCGGGCGTGCCGGGCATCGGCGAGAAGACCGCCGCCAAGCTGCTGGCCCAGTACGGCGACCTGGCCGGGATCATGGCCGCGGCCGACGACCCGGCGTCCAAGCTCACCCCCTCGCAGCGCAAGCGGCTGACCGAGGCCCGGCCGTACGTCGAGGTCGCGCCGAAGGTCGTACGGGTGGCCGCCGACGTGCCGGTGCCGGACTTCGACGCCGCGCTGCCGGGCGAGCCGGCCGACCCGGAGCGACTGGAAGCGCTCGCCGGGCAGTGGGGGCTGGGCGGCTCTTTGCAGCGGCTTCTGGCGACGCTCCACCCCTGA